From Streptomyces sp. NBC_00775, one genomic window encodes:
- a CDS encoding CoA-acylating methylmalonate-semialdehyde dehydrogenase has protein sequence MKTITHWIGGKPVESASGRFGPVYNPATGAQEKQVGFASVDEVDAAVATARAAFESWGSASLAKRTAVLFKYRELLDAHRDEIAELITAEHGKVHSDALGEVARGMEIVELACGISEKLKGELSTQVSSRVDVASIRQPLGVVAGITPFNFPAMVPMWMFPLAIACGNTFVLKPSEKDPSASFRLAELASEAGLPDGVLNIVQGDKVAVDRLLEHPDVVAVSFVGSTPIAKYIQLKGVEHDKRVQALGGAKNHMLVLPDADLDFAADQAINAAYGSAGERCMAVSVVVAVGDTGDELVAKIAERAKGLNIGPGNDPASEMGPLITREHRDKVASYVTGAAAQGAEVVVDGTGYSVEGHPECAEGFFLGVSLLDKVPVTADAYKDEIFGPVLCVVRADTYDDAIKLINSSRWGNGTAIFTRDGGAARRFQLEVQAGMVGINVPIPVPVGYHSFGGWKDSLFGDLHIYGNDGIAFYTQGKVITTRWPDPSDGGINLGFPSHS, from the coding sequence ATGAAGACCATCACCCACTGGATCGGCGGCAAGCCCGTCGAGTCCGCCTCCGGACGCTTCGGCCCGGTCTACAACCCGGCCACCGGCGCCCAGGAGAAGCAGGTCGGCTTCGCCTCCGTGGACGAGGTGGACGCCGCCGTCGCCACCGCGCGGGCCGCGTTCGAGAGCTGGGGAAGCGCCTCGCTCGCCAAGCGCACGGCGGTCCTGTTCAAGTACCGCGAGCTGCTGGACGCGCACCGCGACGAGATCGCCGAGCTGATCACCGCCGAGCACGGCAAGGTGCACTCCGACGCGCTCGGCGAGGTCGCGCGAGGCATGGAGATCGTCGAACTGGCCTGCGGCATCTCCGAGAAGCTCAAGGGCGAGCTGTCCACCCAGGTCTCCAGCCGCGTCGACGTCGCCTCGATCCGCCAGCCGCTGGGCGTCGTCGCCGGCATCACGCCGTTCAACTTCCCGGCCATGGTGCCGATGTGGATGTTCCCGCTCGCCATCGCCTGCGGCAACACCTTCGTGCTCAAGCCGAGCGAGAAGGACCCGTCGGCCTCCTTCCGGCTGGCGGAGCTGGCCTCCGAGGCGGGCCTGCCGGACGGTGTGCTGAACATCGTGCAGGGCGACAAGGTGGCCGTGGACCGGCTCCTGGAGCACCCGGACGTCGTCGCGGTCTCCTTCGTCGGCTCCACGCCGATCGCCAAGTACATCCAGCTCAAGGGCGTCGAGCACGACAAGCGCGTACAGGCCCTGGGCGGCGCCAAGAACCACATGCTCGTCCTTCCCGACGCCGACCTGGACTTCGCCGCCGACCAGGCCATCAACGCCGCGTACGGCTCGGCCGGCGAGCGCTGCATGGCCGTGTCGGTCGTGGTCGCGGTGGGCGACACCGGCGACGAGCTGGTCGCCAAGATCGCCGAGCGCGCCAAGGGCCTCAACATCGGCCCTGGCAACGACCCGGCCTCCGAGATGGGCCCGCTCATCACCCGCGAGCACCGCGACAAGGTCGCCTCGTACGTCACCGGTGCGGCGGCCCAGGGCGCGGAGGTCGTCGTCGACGGCACCGGCTACTCGGTCGAGGGACACCCCGAGTGCGCGGAGGGCTTCTTCCTCGGCGTCTCGCTGCTCGACAAGGTGCCGGTGACGGCGGACGCGTACAAGGACGAGATCTTCGGCCCGGTGCTGTGCGTGGTGCGCGCCGACACCTACGACGACGCCATCAAGCTCATCAACAGCTCCCGCTGGGGCAACGGCACCGCGATCTTCACCCGGGACGGCGGCGCCGCGCGCCGCTTCCAGCTGGAGGTCCAGGCGGGCATGGTCGGCATCAACGTGCCGATCCCGGTGCCCGTCGGCTACCACTCCTTCGGCGGCTGGAAGGACTCCCTCTTCGGCGACCTGCACATCTACGGCAACGACGGCATCGCCTTCTACACCCAGGGCAAGGTGATCACCACCCGCTGGCCGGACCCGTCCGACGGAGGCATCAACCTCGGCTTCCCCAGTCACTCCTGA
- a CDS encoding GntR family transcriptional regulator, producing MARVPVRRTTGSPRATAAAPPVGLDFTLDRSSPVPLYYQLAQQLESAIQRGVLGSGSLLGNEVELAGRLGLSRPTVRQGIQTLVDKGLLVRRRGVGTQVVHSQVKRPLELSSLYDDLETAGQSPTTQVLHNEVEPAAAEVAAALGITEGSGVHRVERLRLTRGQPVAALCNYIPEGLLDVDTARLESTGLYRMMRAVGITLHSARQSVSARSATPEEAERLDEPAGAALLTMQRTAYDDTGRAVEYGTHIYRASRYAFEFQLLVRS from the coding sequence ATGGCAAGGGTTCCCGTCCGCCGGACCACCGGATCCCCACGAGCGACGGCAGCCGCCCCGCCCGTGGGCCTCGATTTCACGCTCGACCGCAGCAGCCCCGTTCCGCTCTACTACCAGCTCGCGCAGCAGCTGGAGTCCGCGATCCAGCGCGGAGTGCTCGGTTCGGGAAGCCTGCTGGGCAACGAGGTCGAGCTCGCGGGGCGGCTCGGCCTGTCCCGCCCCACCGTCCGCCAGGGCATCCAGACCCTCGTCGACAAGGGGCTCCTGGTCCGCCGCCGTGGCGTGGGCACCCAGGTGGTGCACAGCCAGGTCAAACGCCCGCTGGAGCTCAGCAGTCTCTACGACGACCTGGAAACCGCCGGGCAGAGCCCCACGACCCAGGTGCTGCACAACGAGGTCGAGCCGGCCGCCGCCGAGGTCGCGGCCGCCCTGGGCATCACCGAGGGCAGCGGCGTACACCGTGTGGAGCGGCTGCGCCTCACCCGTGGCCAGCCGGTGGCGGCCCTGTGCAACTACATCCCGGAGGGCCTGCTGGACGTCGACACCGCCCGGCTGGAGTCGACCGGCCTGTACCGCATGATGCGCGCCGTCGGCATCACCCTGCACAGCGCCCGCCAGTCCGTGAGCGCCCGCTCCGCCACACCGGAGGAGGCCGAGCGGCTCGACGAGCCCGCGGGCGCCGCCCTGCTCACCATGCAGCGCACGGCCTACGACGACACCGGCCGCGCGGTCGAGTACGGCACCCACATCTACCGCGCCTCGCGGTACGCCTTCGAGTTCCAGCTGCTCGTGCGCTCCTGA
- a CDS encoding alginate lyase family protein has product MLKIAGVAAGAAGTGTALAAAPASAAGGAFAHPGMLHTRADLARMANKVKAGAQPYTAGFAKLTANAHAQSSWKANPQATVYRGSGSPENYRTLYNDIHAAYQNALRWHVSGDTAHADTARDILNAWSARLTKLEGSADRFLASGLYGYQFANAAELIRGYDGFELARFQQMMLDVFHPLSEDFLANHNGAYITNYWTNWDLTNIASVLAIGILCDDRAKVNRAVDYFKHGEGMGSVKNAIPVVYDDGLAEWVEAGRDQGHALLGVGLMGTICEMAWNQGIDLYGYDDSRFLKGAQYVAKWSMGQDVPFTAYTRKKGAPGIWSGTETASAAAAVDPAMARPIWAMVASHYTKRRGLDAQYLTRIAARFAPEGGGGDYGPNSGGYDQLGFGTLAFTRPRATTAEATASPAPSATASGASPADGASAAASATPSSSSSPLGGRSGDLAATGSSDLPAWTAATGVAALAGGLLLLRRRGQARRDAGE; this is encoded by the coding sequence ATGCTGAAGATCGCCGGGGTGGCGGCGGGCGCCGCCGGGACCGGCACGGCCCTCGCGGCGGCCCCGGCATCGGCGGCAGGCGGTGCCTTCGCACACCCCGGGATGCTGCACACCCGGGCCGATCTCGCCCGCATGGCGAACAAGGTGAAGGCCGGCGCGCAGCCCTACACGGCCGGCTTCGCCAAGCTGACGGCCAACGCGCACGCGCAGAGCTCCTGGAAGGCCAACCCGCAGGCCACGGTCTACCGCGGCTCCGGCTCGCCCGAGAACTACCGCACGCTGTACAACGACATCCACGCCGCCTACCAGAACGCCCTGCGCTGGCACGTCAGCGGCGACACCGCGCACGCCGACACCGCCCGCGACATCCTCAACGCCTGGTCGGCCAGGCTGACCAAGCTCGAGGGCAGCGCCGACCGGTTCCTCGCCTCGGGCCTGTACGGCTACCAGTTCGCCAACGCCGCCGAGCTCATCCGCGGCTACGACGGCTTCGAGCTGGCCCGCTTCCAGCAGATGATGCTCGACGTCTTCCACCCGCTGAGCGAGGACTTCCTCGCGAACCACAACGGCGCCTACATCACCAACTACTGGACCAACTGGGACCTGACGAACATCGCCTCCGTCCTCGCGATCGGCATCCTGTGCGACGACCGCGCCAAGGTGAACCGGGCCGTCGACTACTTCAAGCACGGCGAGGGCATGGGCTCGGTCAAGAACGCCATCCCGGTCGTGTACGACGACGGTCTCGCCGAATGGGTCGAGGCCGGCCGCGACCAGGGCCACGCGCTGCTCGGCGTCGGCCTGATGGGCACCATCTGCGAGATGGCCTGGAACCAGGGCATCGACCTGTACGGCTACGACGACAGCCGTTTCCTCAAGGGCGCCCAGTACGTGGCCAAGTGGAGCATGGGCCAAGACGTGCCGTTCACCGCGTACACCCGGAAGAAGGGCGCGCCCGGCATCTGGTCGGGCACGGAGACCGCGTCCGCGGCGGCTGCCGTCGATCCGGCCATGGCCCGGCCGATCTGGGCGATGGTCGCGAGCCACTACACCAAGCGCCGGGGGCTGGACGCGCAGTACCTCACGCGGATCGCGGCCCGGTTCGCGCCCGAGGGCGGCGGCGGGGACTACGGCCCCAACAGCGGCGGCTACGACCAACTCGGCTTCGGCACCCTGGCGTTCACCCGTCCCCGGGCCACCACCGCCGAGGCGACGGCGTCGCCGGCGCCCTCCGCCACCGCGTCCGGCGCGTCGCCCGCCGACGGTGCGTCCGCCGCCGCGTCCGCCACGCCTTCCTCCTCGTCGAGCCCGCTCGGCGGGAGGAGCGGCGACCTGGCCGCCACCGGCTCCTCCGACCTCCCCGCGTGGACCGCCGCCACCGGCGTCGCCGCCCTCGCGGGCGGCCTGCTCCTGCTGCGCCGCCGCGGTCAGGCCCGTCGCGACGCCGGGGAGTGA
- a CDS encoding NADAR family protein, with amino-acid sequence MIGNRITYRMADGIRVPGTWRHAFIRNGDYFLTDLFIYADGLVNCWGLVTLEEFEEKLRSGWVATELPDGARASGHELAAWKFSEPRSWHTPELLLAEVRDTIDQLNGRPDSTERCLATVDTFLADRTEEKRAAARAAYLAIPETQRHYALGDMDRKDWPLQALVAGPGGRMEWPDEAVTQEMYDDAVAYFEDRAKWIAERPSRVPADGPATPVAPAIHLYQSYPLKQSDDPGRQALRNDYPAPIDVDGVTYPSVTYAYWALSTGDPEARAAITEADRPYDAQQLAVGARRRDGWEQARTAVMTGLLRAKYTQHPHLAGILLATDDATLVYDHMDSDFWGDNGGRGRNWIGRLLELIRSELHAGRAGIRVCP; translated from the coding sequence ATGATCGGCAATCGGATCACCTACCGCATGGCGGACGGCATACGCGTACCCGGAACCTGGCGGCACGCCTTCATCCGTAACGGCGACTACTTCCTGACCGACTTGTTCATCTACGCGGACGGACTCGTCAACTGCTGGGGCCTGGTCACCCTTGAGGAGTTCGAGGAGAAGCTGCGCAGCGGCTGGGTCGCCACCGAACTCCCGGACGGCGCCAGGGCGTCCGGCCATGAGCTGGCCGCCTGGAAATTCAGCGAGCCGCGCAGCTGGCACACCCCCGAGCTGCTGCTCGCCGAGGTGCGCGACACCATCGACCAGCTCAACGGCCGCCCGGACTCGACGGAGCGGTGCCTGGCCACCGTCGACACGTTCCTCGCCGACCGGACCGAGGAGAAGCGGGCCGCGGCCCGCGCCGCCTACCTCGCCATCCCCGAGACGCAGCGTCACTACGCGCTCGGCGACATGGACCGCAAGGACTGGCCGCTTCAGGCCCTGGTGGCCGGACCTGGCGGGCGCATGGAGTGGCCGGACGAAGCGGTCACCCAGGAGATGTACGACGACGCGGTGGCCTACTTCGAGGACCGGGCGAAGTGGATCGCCGAACGGCCCTCACGGGTCCCGGCGGACGGACCCGCGACTCCTGTCGCCCCCGCGATCCACCTCTACCAGAGCTATCCGCTGAAGCAGTCCGACGATCCGGGCAGGCAGGCCCTTCGCAACGACTACCCGGCACCGATCGACGTCGACGGCGTCACCTACCCCTCCGTCACCTACGCGTACTGGGCCCTCTCGACCGGCGACCCCGAAGCCCGGGCCGCGATCACAGAAGCGGACAGACCGTACGACGCCCAGCAGCTGGCGGTAGGCGCCCGCCGACGCGACGGCTGGGAGCAGGCCCGTACCGCTGTGATGACCGGACTGCTGCGGGCCAAGTACACCCAGCACCCGCATCTGGCCGGGATTCTCCTGGCCACGGACGACGCGACGCTCGTCTACGACCACATGGACTCCGACTTCTGGGGCGACAACGGCGGCCGCGGCCGGAACTGGATCGGCCGCCTCCTCGAACTCATCCGTTCCGAACTGCACGCCGGGCGCGCAGGGATCCGGGTGTGCCCTTGA
- a CDS encoding Gfo/Idh/MocA family protein, whose amino-acid sequence MVRALGVAVVGFGWMGRVHTQAYARVPHHFPELALRPELIAVADDVPGRAEEAAAQYGFATAARDWHEVAADPRVQAVSIAAPNFLHREIGTAMAAAGKHIWIEKPVGLTAEDALSVSDAVTKAGVQGTVGFNYRGAPAVAAARELIASGEIGTVTHVRIRLFSDYAAHPEGALTWRYERERGGSGVLGDLASHGVDLARFLLGEIEALTADTAIFLPERARPTGATAGHTRAAGGELGPVENEDYVNCLLRFASGARGVLEACRVSVGEQNNYGFEVHGTKGAVLWDFRRMGELGVSRGTSYQDQPVSTLYVGPGQGEYAAFQPGAANSMSYDDLKVIEARNFLRSIADNTAYGATLVDAVHSAAALDAMSRSAELGTWVSPT is encoded by the coding sequence ATGGTGCGTGCGCTCGGCGTTGCCGTCGTGGGGTTCGGCTGGATGGGAAGGGTGCACACCCAGGCGTACGCCCGCGTGCCGCACCATTTCCCGGAGCTCGCCCTGCGGCCCGAACTGATCGCCGTCGCCGACGACGTGCCCGGCCGCGCCGAGGAGGCCGCGGCGCAGTACGGCTTTGCCACCGCGGCCCGGGACTGGCATGAGGTCGCCGCCGACCCCCGGGTCCAGGCGGTGAGCATCGCCGCGCCGAACTTCCTGCACCGCGAGATCGGCACCGCGATGGCGGCGGCGGGCAAGCACATCTGGATCGAGAAGCCGGTGGGCCTGACCGCCGAGGACGCCCTGTCCGTGTCGGACGCGGTGACCAAAGCCGGGGTACAGGGCACGGTCGGCTTCAACTACCGGGGCGCGCCCGCCGTCGCCGCCGCCCGCGAGCTGATCGCCTCCGGCGAGATCGGCACCGTCACCCATGTCCGCATCCGGCTGTTCAGCGACTACGCGGCACATCCGGAAGGCGCGCTGACCTGGCGCTACGAGCGGGAGCGCGGCGGCAGCGGCGTCCTCGGCGACCTGGCCTCGCACGGCGTCGACCTGGCGCGCTTCCTGCTCGGCGAGATCGAGGCACTGACCGCGGACACCGCGATCTTCCTGCCCGAGCGGGCCCGCCCGACGGGAGCTACCGCCGGCCATACGCGTGCGGCGGGCGGCGAGCTGGGTCCGGTGGAGAACGAGGACTACGTCAACTGCCTGCTGCGCTTCGCCTCCGGCGCGCGGGGTGTGCTGGAGGCCTGCCGGGTCTCGGTGGGCGAGCAGAACAACTACGGCTTCGAGGTGCACGGCACCAAGGGCGCGGTCCTCTGGGACTTCCGGCGGATGGGCGAACTGGGCGTCAGCCGGGGTACGTCGTACCAGGACCAGCCCGTCAGCACGCTGTACGTCGGGCCCGGGCAGGGCGAGTACGCCGCTTTCCAGCCGGGCGCGGCGAACAGCATGAGCTACGACGACCTCAAGGTCATCGAGGCGCGCAACTTCCTGCGGTCCATCGCCGACAACACCGCGTACGGCGCGACGCTGGTTGACGCGGTTCACAGCGCCGCCGCACTGGACGCCATGTCACGCTCCGCCGAGCTGGGAACGTGGGTTTCACCGACCTGA
- a CDS encoding LacI family DNA-binding transcriptional regulator, with protein MRAPTIRDVAERAGVSKSLVSLVLRGSDQVRDEKRQAVLAAVEELGYRPNAAARSLSERRTRTVGVLLNDMRNPWFVELLDGLNSRLHDSGLHMLLADGHLNRRLGEDLTRTFMDLRVDGLIAVGTLPASEALRTAAGRIPTVVAGAREPELPGVDVVANDDERGARLATEHLIGLGHRRIAHIAGQGMVGELRRRSFEAVMREHGLAEEAIVEQGDLTEEGGYRATVRLLSAPERPTAVFAFNDIACVGALSAAEELGLQVPRDLSLVGYDNTYLSRLRHLWLTTVDSAGHDVGRRAAQCLLDRIDDPARPGEVVLTAPALEVRGTTAPPRGQAGAGAGVAGARAVGDAD; from the coding sequence ATGAGAGCACCGACCATTCGCGATGTCGCCGAACGGGCCGGAGTGTCGAAGTCGCTGGTCTCCCTCGTGCTGCGCGGCTCCGACCAGGTGCGTGACGAGAAGCGGCAGGCCGTGCTGGCCGCCGTCGAGGAGCTCGGCTACCGGCCCAACGCCGCCGCGCGCAGCCTCAGCGAGCGGCGCACCCGTACGGTCGGAGTGCTCCTCAACGACATGCGCAACCCCTGGTTCGTGGAGCTGCTCGACGGTCTGAACTCCCGGCTGCACGACTCCGGGCTGCACATGCTGCTCGCCGACGGCCACCTCAACCGGCGTCTCGGCGAGGACCTCACCCGGACCTTCATGGACCTGCGGGTCGACGGTCTGATCGCCGTCGGCACCCTGCCGGCCTCGGAAGCGCTGCGGACGGCGGCCGGGCGGATCCCCACCGTCGTCGCGGGCGCCCGGGAGCCCGAGCTGCCCGGTGTCGACGTCGTCGCCAATGACGACGAGCGCGGCGCCCGCCTCGCCACCGAGCACCTCATTGGCCTCGGCCACCGGCGCATCGCCCATATCGCGGGGCAGGGGATGGTCGGCGAGCTGCGCCGGCGCAGCTTCGAGGCGGTCATGCGCGAGCACGGACTGGCCGAGGAGGCGATCGTGGAGCAGGGCGACCTGACGGAGGAGGGCGGCTACCGGGCGACGGTCCGGCTGCTCAGCGCCCCTGAACGGCCCACCGCCGTCTTCGCGTTCAACGACATCGCCTGTGTCGGCGCCCTGTCGGCCGCCGAGGAGCTCGGCCTCCAGGTGCCGCGCGACCTCTCCCTCGTCGGCTACGACAACACGTACCTCTCACGGCTGCGGCACCTGTGGCTCACCACCGTGGACAGCGCCGGCCACGACGTCGGCCGGCGCGCCGCGCAGTGTCTCCTCGACCGGATCGACGACCCCGCCCGCCCCGGCGAGGTCGTGCTCACCGCTCCGGCCCTCGAAGTCCGCGGCACGACGGCGCCACCGCGCGGTCAGGCCGGTGCCGGTGCCGGGGTGGCCGGGGCGCGAGCGGTCGGCGACGCCGATTGA
- a CDS encoding phosphoribosyltransferase family protein codes for MYFTDRIEAGRRLAARLHHLKGEDPVVVGLPRGGVVVAAQVAEALGAPLDVCLVRKLGVPFQPELAMGAIGEEGVRVINDKVVRATGVTDRALAAVEEHERGVLEQRARRYRGGRQPARYEGRTVLVVDDGLATGSTALAACRIARARGASRIVLAIPVAPHDWTARIGGEADEGVCLDTPQPFYAIGEFYADFGQTSDEEVIACLEHNRAAHATSDAAPGAGGASPEHDSAPYDRAVRIPAAGAELDGRLTVPRGTPGVVLFAHGSGSSRKSPRNRFVATGLNRAGLGTLLFDLLTEAEAVNRDNVFDTALLARRLTQATEWLREQPGTQDMAFGYFGASTGAAAALWAAAEPDADIAAVVSRGGRPDLAGPRLPEVKAPTLLVVGGRDHVVLDLNRQAAARLSCEHQLAVVPGATHLFEEPGTLESVTELATDWFGRHLV; via the coding sequence ATGTACTTCACCGACCGAATCGAAGCGGGCCGGCGGCTCGCCGCCCGGCTGCACCATCTCAAGGGCGAGGACCCGGTGGTCGTGGGACTCCCCCGCGGCGGCGTCGTGGTCGCCGCGCAGGTCGCCGAGGCCCTCGGCGCTCCGCTCGACGTCTGCCTCGTACGCAAACTGGGGGTGCCCTTCCAGCCGGAGCTGGCCATGGGCGCGATCGGCGAGGAGGGCGTGCGCGTCATCAACGACAAGGTGGTGCGGGCCACGGGTGTGACGGACCGTGCTCTGGCGGCCGTGGAGGAACACGAGCGCGGTGTCCTGGAGCAGCGGGCCCGCCGCTACCGGGGCGGGCGGCAGCCGGCCCGGTACGAGGGACGCACGGTGCTGGTGGTGGACGACGGTCTGGCGACCGGCTCCACGGCCCTGGCGGCCTGCCGGATCGCGCGCGCCCGCGGAGCGTCGCGGATCGTGCTGGCGATTCCCGTGGCGCCGCACGACTGGACGGCCCGCATCGGGGGCGAGGCGGACGAAGGTGTCTGTCTGGACACGCCCCAGCCGTTCTACGCGATCGGTGAGTTCTACGCGGACTTCGGGCAGACGAGCGATGAGGAGGTCATCGCCTGCCTGGAGCACAACCGCGCGGCCCACGCCACGTCCGACGCGGCGCCGGGCGCGGGCGGCGCCTCCCCGGAGCACGATTCCGCGCCCTATGACAGGGCGGTCCGGATACCGGCCGCGGGCGCCGAGCTCGACGGGCGGCTGACGGTACCCCGCGGCACCCCCGGAGTCGTCCTCTTCGCCCACGGCAGCGGCAGCAGCAGGAAGAGCCCGCGCAACCGCTTCGTCGCCACCGGACTGAACCGCGCCGGTCTGGGCACCCTGCTGTTCGATCTGCTCACCGAGGCCGAGGCGGTGAACCGGGACAACGTGTTCGACACGGCACTGCTCGCCCGCCGTCTGACCCAGGCGACCGAATGGCTGCGTGAGCAGCCCGGCACCCAAGACATGGCGTTCGGTTACTTCGGTGCCAGCACAGGCGCCGCCGCCGCGCTGTGGGCCGCGGCGGAGCCCGACGCGGACATCGCGGCCGTCGTCTCCCGCGGCGGCAGGCCGGACCTGGCCGGCCCCAGGCTGCCGGAGGTGAAGGCTCCGACGCTGCTCGTCGTCGGGGGCCGCGACCACGTGGTGCTGGATCTCAACCGGCAGGCCGCGGCGCGCCTGAGCTGCGAGCATCAGCTGGCCGTCGTCCCCGGTGCCACTCATCTCTTCGAGGAACCCGGCACGCTGGAATCGGTCACCGAGCTGGCCACGGACTGGTTCGGCAGACACCTCGTCTGA
- a CDS encoding TetR/AcrR family transcriptional regulator has translation MATDRLDEVLDAAYECLTRYGVRRTTMDDIASTMGVSRSAVYQYVRGKDDAFRRLAGRLHEQALGRARQAAIEDAPHTERVRGVLAAKLDLVGRLAGDSPHTAELLDEKARLFGDLCHAFTGELRRLLITLFAEADSLAGVEPAEAADICLALVVGLESAPGGRHLLPPATDALLTGLLGAPVRGCPAIPGQECARGPEAIPAGPA, from the coding sequence ATGGCCACCGACCGGCTCGACGAGGTCCTCGACGCCGCCTACGAGTGCCTGACCAGGTACGGCGTACGGCGCACCACGATGGACGACATCGCCTCCACCATGGGCGTGTCCCGGTCAGCGGTCTACCAGTACGTGCGTGGCAAGGACGACGCCTTCCGCCGCCTCGCCGGACGCCTGCACGAGCAGGCGCTCGGCCGGGCCCGGCAGGCGGCCATCGAGGACGCCCCGCACACCGAACGCGTCCGGGGCGTGCTCGCCGCCAAGCTCGACCTGGTGGGCCGGCTGGCCGGGGACTCCCCGCACACGGCCGAACTCCTCGACGAGAAGGCCCGGTTGTTCGGTGACCTCTGCCACGCCTTCACCGGCGAACTGCGCCGCCTCCTGATCACCCTCTTCGCCGAGGCGGACTCCCTGGCCGGCGTCGAGCCCGCCGAGGCCGCCGACATCTGCCTCGCCCTGGTCGTCGGCCTGGAGTCGGCGCCCGGGGGCAGACATCTGCTGCCCCCGGCGACCGACGCCCTGCTGACCGGACTGCTGGGAGCACCGGTTCGGGGGTGTCCCGCAATCCCTGGTCAGGAGTGTGCTCGGGGCCCGGAAGCAATACCCGCCGGACCGGCCTAG
- a CDS encoding type 1 glutamine amidotransferase domain-containing protein, with translation MSKILFVMTGVDYWTLADGTRHPTGFWAEEAVAPYEAFKAAGHEVVVATPGGVVPTVDQGSLAPEVNGGQEGADRIAGALASIAELQQPIKLEEADLDDYAAVFYPGGHGPMEDLAVNADSGRLLTLALDSGKPLGVVCHAPAALLAATREDGGNAFAGYRVSGFTNAEETQAGLAGKAKWLLQDRLVEAGVDFQEGEPWAPKVVVDRNLVTGQNPSSSAPLAAELLKKLG, from the coding sequence ATGTCGAAGATCCTTTTCGTGATGACCGGCGTCGACTACTGGACGCTCGCCGACGGCACCCGTCACCCGACCGGCTTCTGGGCCGAGGAGGCCGTCGCCCCGTACGAGGCCTTCAAGGCCGCGGGCCACGAGGTCGTCGTCGCCACGCCGGGCGGCGTCGTGCCGACCGTGGACCAGGGAAGCCTGGCGCCCGAGGTGAACGGCGGGCAGGAGGGCGCCGACCGGATCGCCGGCGCCCTCGCGTCGATCGCCGAGCTCCAGCAGCCGATCAAGCTGGAGGAAGCGGACCTGGACGACTACGCGGCCGTCTTCTACCCCGGCGGCCACGGCCCGATGGAGGACCTCGCGGTCAACGCCGACTCCGGCCGGCTCCTCACCCTCGCGCTCGACTCGGGCAAGCCGCTCGGTGTGGTGTGCCACGCCCCGGCCGCGCTGCTCGCCGCCACCCGCGAGGACGGCGGCAACGCCTTCGCGGGCTACCGGGTCTCCGGGTTCACCAACGCCGAGGAGACCCAGGCGGGTCTCGCAGGCAAGGCCAAGTGGCTGCTCCAGGACCGGCTCGTCGAGGCGGGCGTCGACTTCCAGGAGGGCGAGCCGTGGGCCCCCAAGGTGGTTGTCGACCGCAACCTGGTCACCGGCCAGAACCCGTCCTCCTCCGCCCCGCTCGCGGCAGAGCTGCTGAAGAAGCTGGGCTGA
- a CDS encoding nuclear transport factor 2 family protein — translation MHSFRKAVEAGDFAAIEEMLAEDVVFTSPVAFKPYPGKAITAAILRAVSRVFTDFRYVREIAGADGRDHALVFEAKVGDKQLTGCDFLHFDEDGRIDDFMVMVRPLTAAQALSEAMGAQFERISREAAGA, via the coding sequence ATGCATTCCTTCCGCAAGGCCGTGGAGGCCGGAGACTTCGCCGCGATCGAGGAGATGCTGGCCGAGGACGTGGTGTTCACCAGCCCCGTCGCCTTCAAGCCCTACCCGGGCAAGGCGATCACCGCGGCCATCCTGCGCGCCGTCTCCCGTGTCTTCACCGACTTCCGGTACGTACGCGAGATCGCCGGCGCCGACGGCCGGGACCACGCGCTGGTCTTCGAGGCGAAGGTGGGCGACAAGCAGCTCACCGGCTGCGACTTCCTGCACTTCGACGAGGACGGCCGGATCGACGACTTCATGGTCATGGTCCGCCCGCTGACGGCGGCCCAGGCGCTCTCCGAGGCGATGGGGGCGCAGTTCGAGCGGATCTCGCGGGAGGCGGCGGGCGCGTGA